The genomic window GCCAATAAGGGGCCTGTCGTGCCAGGCTGCGGCAGTAGCAGTGATCTCCACGCCCTCAGGGCCCCGAAGGAGAGCCGCCGCCGTGGTTTCGACGGCCGCGTGCCCCCGGGTCGTCCGTTGATGCGGGGCGTGATCGTGTTGACCGTCAAACTTTTTGGTGAGACGCTGGAAGCCCCGCGCACCTTAGCTGTTTGGCAGTACGAACCGCAGTCTTGACAAGCGCTGCCGAGCACCGCGGGTGCGAAATCCCTCACGACCCACACCGCATCGGTCGGTCACTCAGTGTGGAGGACCATCCATCATGGCAAAGGCGCTTCTCGGTTACGTCGGCGGTTCCGACCCGCGACTTCTCGCCGAGATGCGACGGCTTCAGCAGCGCGTCCAGGACCTGGAGTCCGAGCTCGTACGGATCCAGTCCGAGAACGACGCGCTGAGCGCTGCCGCCGCACAGCACCATGGCGAGTCGCTGCTCGAAGGCATCGACATCGACGTACCCAAGGGCGAGCCGGCACTCACCTGATGCAGTCCCCCTGGGGAACCACACCCAGTGGGATCAGGTGAGAAACACTCTCGCAAGGCAGGTATGCAAGGGACGCTTCGGCGTCCCTTCTTTTTTGTCCCCTCCCGCTTCCCCCCTTTGTCTCCCCCGCTGTTGGGCTGCGTTCACCGTGCTTTACCGTCTGATCTGCCCTGCACCCTCATAGGTGAAACCGAGACCGGAAGGTAGAGTCCTCGGGCGTGCATCTCAAGGCCCTGACCCTGCGTGGGTTCAAATCCTTCGCGTCCGCCACGACGCTGCGTTTCGAGCCGGGCATCACGTGTGTCGTGGGGCCCAACGGCTCGGGAAAGTCCAATGTGGTGGACGCGCTGTCCTGGGTCATGGGTGAGCAGGGCGCGAAATCACTGCGCGGCGGCAAGATGGAGGACGTCATCTTCGCCGGCACGACGGGGCGTCCGCCGCTCGGACGCGCCGAGGTCTCGCTGACGATCGACAACTCGGACGGGGCCCTGCCGATCGAGTACGCCGAGGTCACGATCACGCGGATCATGTTCCGCAACGGCGGCAGCGAATACCAGATCAACGGCGACACCTGCCGGCTGCTGGACATTCAGGAACTGCTCTCCGACTCCGGAATCGGGCGCGAGATGCACGTCATCGTCGGGCAGGGGCAGCTCGACTCCGTCCTGCACGCGGATCCCATGGGCCGCCGGGCATTCATCGAGGAAGCCGCCGGAGTCCTCAAGCACCGCAAGCGCAAGGAGAAGGCGCTGCGGAAGCTGGACGCGATGCAGGCGAACCTCGCACGTGTCCAGGACCTGACGGACGAGCTGCGGCGGCAGCTGAAGCCGCTCGGGCGGCAGGCAGCGGTGGCACGCCGGGCGGCGGTCATCCAGGCCGACCTGCGCGATGCCCGGCTGCGGCTGCTCGCCGACGATCTCGTGCGGATGCGCGAGGCGCTGAAGTCCGAGGTCGCCGACGAGGCCGCGCTGAAGCAGCGCAAGGAGGCCGCGGAGACGGAGCTCAAAGCCGCGCAGGCGCGCGAGGCGGCGCTGGAGGACGAGGTGCGGCGGCTGGCGCCGCGGCTCCAGCGGGCGCAGCAGACCTGGTACGAACTGTCGCAGCTGGCCGAGCGGGTGCGGGGCACGGTGTCGCTGGCCGACGCACGGGTGAAGAGCGCGACCTCCGCGCCCGCCGAGGAGCGGCGCGGCCGTGACCCCGAGGACATGGAGCGCGAGGCCGCCCGTATCCGGGAGCAGGAAGCGGAGCTGGAGGCCGCGCTGGAGGCGGCGGAGCGGGCGCTGGACGACACCGTCGCGCACCGCGCCGAACTGGAGCGCGAGCTGGCGGTCGAGGAGCGCCGGCTCAAGGACGTGGCCAGGGCCATCGCCGACCTGCGCGAGGGGCTCGCCCGGCTGAACGGGCAGGTCAACGCCGCCCGTTCGCGAGCGGCATCGGCCCAGGCGGAGATCGGCCGGCTGGCCGCGGCCCGCGACGAGGCCCAGGAGCGGGCGACCGCGGCGCAGGAGGAGTACGAGCAGCTGAAGGCCGAGGTCGACGGCCTCGACGAGGACGACTCGGCGCTCGCGGAGCAGCATGACGCGGCCAAGCGCGAACGGGCGGAGGCCGAGGCGGCGTTGTCCGCGGCGCGCGAGGCCGCCACGACCGCGGAGCGCAAGCGCGCCGCCCTCGCCGCCCGCCACGAGGCGCTCGCCCAGGGCCTGCGCCGCAAGGACGGCACGGGCGCGCTGCTCTCGGCCCGGGACGCTCTCACCGGCCTCCTCGGCCCCGCCGCCGAGCTCCTCTCGGTCACCCCCGGCTACGAGATCCCCGTCGCGGCCGCACTCGGCGCGGCCGCCGACGCGATCGCGGTGCGCGACCCCTCCACCGCCGCGGAAGCGATCCGCCTCCTGCGCAAACAGGACGCGGGCCGCGCGTCCCTGCTGCTCTCCGTCCCCGCACAAGGCGGATCCCACCCCGCGACCCGGCAGGACGCCGCGCCGGGCGCCGCCGACGCGGGGCGTGACGGGGCGCCGCGCGTGTGCGACCTGGTGCGGGGGCCCGTGGAGTTGATGCCCGCCGTGGAGCGGCTCGTGCGGGACATGGTGGTCGTCGGGACGCTGGAGGACGCCGAGGACCTCGTGCAGGCACGGCCCGCGCTGACCGCCGTCACCGCGGAGGGCGACGTGCTCGGGGCGCACTTCGCGCACGGCGGGTCCGCCGGTGCGCCGAGTCTCCTGGAGGTGCAGGCGTCGGTCGACGAGGCCGCCGCCGAGCTGGAGGAGCTGGCCGTACGGTGTGAGGAGCTCGCCGGGGAGCAGCACGAGGCCGCCGAGCGGCGCGCGGCGTGCGCCGCGGCGGTCGAGGAGCTGGGCGAGCGGCGGCGCGCGGCCGAGAAGGAGAAGGCGGGCGTCGCCCAGCAGCTGGGACGGCTCGCCGGGCAGGCGCGCGGCGCCGCCGGCGAGGCCGAGCGCACGGCCGCTGCCGCCGCGCGCGCCCAGGAGGCGCTGGAGAAGGCGCTGTTCGAGGCCGAGGAGCTCGCCGAGCGGCTTGCCGTCGCCGAGGAGACACCCGTCGAGGAGGAGCCTGACACGTCCGTGCGGGACCGGCTCGCGGCCGACGGCGCCAACGCCCGCCAGACCGAGATGGAGGCCCGGCTTCAGGTCCGTACCCACGAGGAGCGGGTCAAGGGGCTCGCGGGCCGCGCCGACGCGCTCGACCGCGGGGCGCGCGCCGAGCGTGAGGCACGGGCGCGGGCCGAGCAGCGCCGCGCCCGGCTCCGCCACGAGGC from Streptomyces formicae includes these protein-coding regions:
- the smc gene encoding chromosome segregation protein SMC, which produces MHLKALTLRGFKSFASATTLRFEPGITCVVGPNGSGKSNVVDALSWVMGEQGAKSLRGGKMEDVIFAGTTGRPPLGRAEVSLTIDNSDGALPIEYAEVTITRIMFRNGGSEYQINGDTCRLLDIQELLSDSGIGREMHVIVGQGQLDSVLHADPMGRRAFIEEAAGVLKHRKRKEKALRKLDAMQANLARVQDLTDELRRQLKPLGRQAAVARRAAVIQADLRDARLRLLADDLVRMREALKSEVADEAALKQRKEAAETELKAAQAREAALEDEVRRLAPRLQRAQQTWYELSQLAERVRGTVSLADARVKSATSAPAEERRGRDPEDMEREAARIREQEAELEAALEAAERALDDTVAHRAELERELAVEERRLKDVARAIADLREGLARLNGQVNAARSRAASAQAEIGRLAAARDEAQERATAAQEEYEQLKAEVDGLDEDDSALAEQHDAAKRERAEAEAALSAAREAATTAERKRAALAARHEALAQGLRRKDGTGALLSARDALTGLLGPAAELLSVTPGYEIPVAAALGAAADAIAVRDPSTAAEAIRLLRKQDAGRASLLLSVPAQGGSHPATRQDAAPGAADAGRDGAPRVCDLVRGPVELMPAVERLVRDMVVVGTLEDAEDLVQARPALTAVTAEGDVLGAHFAHGGSAGAPSLLEVQASVDEAAAELEELAVRCEELAGEQHEAAERRAACAAAVEELGERRRAAEKEKAGVAQQLGRLAGQARGAAGEAERTAAAAARAQEALEKALFEAEELAERLAVAEETPVEEEPDTSVRDRLAADGANARQTEMEARLQVRTHEERVKGLAGRADALDRGARAEREARARAEQRRARLRHEAAVAEAVAGGARQLLAHVEVSVVRAERERAAAEAAKSAREQELSAARNEGRELKSELDKLTDSVHRGEVLGAEKRLRIEQLETRALEELGVEPAGLVADYGPDQLVPPSPPAEGEELPEDPDHPRNQPRPFVRAEQEKRLKSAERAYQQLGKVNPLALEEFAALEERHKFLSEQLEDLKKTRADLLQVVKEVDERVEQVFTEAYRDTAREFEGVFSRLFPGGEGRLILTDPDNMLTTGVDVEARPPGKKVKRLSLLSGGERSLTAVAMLVSIFKARPSPFYVMDEVEAALDDTNLQRLIRIMQELQESSQLIVITHQKRTMEVADALYGVSMQGDGVSKVISQRLR